One window of the Bos indicus isolate NIAB-ARS_2022 breed Sahiwal x Tharparkar chromosome 15, NIAB-ARS_B.indTharparkar_mat_pri_1.0, whole genome shotgun sequence genome contains the following:
- the LOC139176106 gene encoding LOW QUALITY PROTEIN: glycine N-phenylacetyltransferase-like (The sequence of the model RefSeq protein was modified relative to this genomic sequence to represent the inferred CDS: inserted 1 base in 1 codon): protein MFHLQGPQLLQMLEKSLRKSLPESLKVYGTVFHMNQGNPFNLKALVDKWPDFKTVVIRPQEQEMADDFDHYTNTYQIYSKDLNNCQESLATSDVINWKQDLQIQSSQSSLNEVIQNLAATKLVKVXHTQCILYVMPETARKLLPSLPETKNLPVGYGAPKAINQEIFKLSSMDPTHAALVNKFWHFGGNERSQRFIERCIRAFPTFCLLGPEGTPASWSLMDQTGEIRMGATLPEYRGHGLISHMLAVHTRALDQLGIPVYNHTDKANKIVQKVSHNLHHIAIPHGWNQWNCEPL, encoded by the exons ATGTTCCATTTACAAGGCCCACAACTGCTGCAGATGTTAGAGAAATCCTTGAGGAAGAGTCTCCCCGAGTCCTTAAAG GTTTACGGGACCGTCTTCCACATgaaccagggaaacccattcaaTCTAAAGGCCCTGGTGGACAAGTGGCCTGATTTTAAGACCGTGGTCATCCGCCCTCAGGAGCAG GAGATGGCAGATGACTTTGATCATTATACCAACACCTACCAAATCTATTCCAAGGATCTCAACAACTGTCAAGAGTCCCTTGCCACATCAGATGTCATCAACTGGAAACAAGATTTGCAGATCCAAA GTTCACAGTCCAGTCTGAATGAGGTGATACAGAATCTTGCAGCCACTAAACTTGTTAAGG AGCACACACAGTGCATTCTCTATGTGATGCCGGAGACAGCGAGGAAACTTCTTCCTTCCCTGCCAGAGACAAAGAACTTACCTGTTGGATATGGCGCACCCAAAGCCAT TAACCAGGAGATATTTAAGCTCTCATCAATGGATCCTACCCATGCCGCTTTGGTGAATAAATTCTGGCATTTTGGTGGCAACGAGAGGAGCCAGAGGTTCATCGAGCGCTGTATCCGGGCCTTCCCCACCTTCTGCCTTCTGGGGCCTGAGGGGACCCCTGCCTCCTGGTCCCTGATGGACCAGACGGGAGAGATCCGGATGGGGGCCACGCTGCCCGAGTACCGTGGCCACGGGCTCATCTCCCACATGCTGGCTGTCCACACCCGGGCTCTGGACCAGCTCGGCATCCCCGTGTATAACCACACGGACAAAGCCAACAAAATCGTGCAGAAAGTCAGTCACAACCTGCATCACATCGCCATTCCCCATGGGTGGAACCAGTGGAACTGTGAGCCCCTGTAA